A window from Salvelinus sp. IW2-2015 linkage group LG5, ASM291031v2, whole genome shotgun sequence encodes these proteins:
- the ak1 gene encoding adenylate kinase isoenzyme 1: MADKIKNAKIIFVVGGPGSGKGTQCEKVVAKYGYTHLSSGDLLRAEVASGSERGKTLQAIMQKGELVPLDTVLDMIKDAMIAKADVSKGFLIDGYPREVKQGEEFEKKIGAPCLLLYIDAKGETMVKRLMKRGETSGRADDNEETIKKRLDLYYKATEPVIAFYTSRGIVRKIDSELPVDEVFGHVAKAIDELK, translated from the exons ATGGCAG ACAAAATCAAGAACGCCAAGATCATCTTCGTTGTAG GTGGGCCTGGCTCTGGTAAGGGCACCCAGTGTGAGAAGGTGGTGGCCAAGTATGGCTACACCCACCTGTCTTCTGGGGACCTGCTGCGTGCTGAGGTAGCATCCGGCTCCGAGAGGGGCAAGACCCTCCAGGCCATCATGCAGAAGGGAGAGCTCGTACCCCTG GACACAGTCTTGGATATGATCAAGGACGCCATGATTGCTAAGGCCGACGTGTCCAAGGGCTTCCTCATCGACGGCTATCCCCGTGAGGTCAAGCAGGGCGAGGAGTTCGAGAAGAAA ATCGGAGCCCCCTGCCTGCTGCTGTACATTGACGCCAAGGGTGAGACCATGGTCAAGAGGCTGATGAAGCGCGGTGAGACCAGCGGTCGCGCTGATGACAACGAGGAGACCATCAAGAAGCGCTTGGACCTGTACTACAAAGCCACTGAGCCAGTCATCGCCTTCTACACCAGTCGCGGCATTGTCAGGAAG aTTGACTCTGAGCTGCCCGTGGATGAAGTCTTCGGACACGTTGCCAAAGCTATCGATGAACTGAAGTAA